One genomic window of Choloepus didactylus isolate mChoDid1 chromosome 27, mChoDid1.pri, whole genome shotgun sequence includes the following:
- the LOC119521096 gene encoding vomeronasal type-1 receptor 2-like, whose product MSSRDLAIGMVFLFQTVFGVLGNFSLLYHYLFLYFTGCRLRNTDLILKHLTVGNFLVLLSRGVPQIMATLGWKQFPSDFGCKLIHYLHRVGRGVSIGSTCLLSIFQAITISPRNSRWAELKVKAPRYISLSTSLCWLLYMLAPNPSEQGSRSH is encoded by the coding sequence ATGTCCTCCAGGGATTTGGCGATAGGAATGGTCTTCTTATTTCAGACTGTATTTGGAGtccttggaaatttttctcttctctatcaTTATCTCTTCCTTTATTTCACTGGGTGCAGGTTAAGGAACACAGATTTGATTCTGAAGCACCTGACTGTAGGCAACTTCTTAGTTCTGTTGTCCAGAGGAGTCCCCCAGATAATGGCAACTTTGGGGTGGAAACAATTCCCCAGTGATTTTGGATGCAAACTTATTCACTACCTTCACAGAGTGGGCAGAGGTGTGTCCATTGGCAGCACCTGCCTCTTGAGTATCTTCCAGGCCATCACCATCAGCCCCAGGAACTCCAGGTGGGCAGAGCTTAAAGTGAAAGCTCCCAGGTACATCAGCCTCTCCACGTCCCTGTGCTGGCTCCTCTACATGCTG